Proteins found in one Pocillopora verrucosa isolate sample1 chromosome 12, ASM3666991v2, whole genome shotgun sequence genomic segment:
- the LOC131799895 gene encoding thioredoxin isoform X1: MKILETVEEFDQFLKDAGSKLVVIDFFADWCGPCKMIAPKFVKMADDFKAEVEFAKVNVDENTETAEKEEISAMPTFKFYKNGAKIDEVTGAREDQILEKIKMYK; encoded by the exons ATGAAAATACTTGAAACTGTG GAAGAATTTGATCAATTCCTCAAAGATGCTGGTTCAAAACTGGTTGTCATAGACTTCTTTGCAGATTGGTGTGGACCATGCAAGATGATCGCCCCGAAATTTGTG AAAATGGCTGATGATTTCAAGGCAGAAGTGGAGTTTGCAAAGGTGAATGTGGATGAAAATACG GAAACTGCTGAAAAAGAGGAGATTTCAGCTATGCCAACTTTTAAGTTTTACAAAAATGGTGCTAAG atAGATGAAGTCACTGGAGCAAGAGAGgatcaaattcttgaaaaaatcaAGATGTATAAATGA
- the LOC131799899 gene encoding thioredoxin — MKELTTLKELNELLESSGVKLVVIDFFADWCGPCKIMGPKFEELAMKFPDVVFAKVNIERGKEPTKHYSITSIPHFKFFKEKKEVDNLRGADETILTQKIEKWQ, encoded by the exons atgaaagagtTAACGACTTTG AAAGAACTGAATGAGCTTCTTGAAAGTAGCGGAGTCAAGTTGGTCGTAATCGACTTTTTTGCCGATTGGTGTGGTCCTTGCAAGATAATGGGACCTAAGTTTGAG GAATTGGCCATGAAGTTCCCGGATGTTGTATTCGCCAAAGTAAACATTGAGAGGGGAAAG gAGCCAACCAAACATTATAGTATTACCTCTATTCCacatttcaagtttttcaaggaaaaaaag GAAGTGGATAACCTCAGAGGCGCTGATGAAACAATTCttacacaaaaaattgaaaaatggcAGTAA